ATATTCGGCCCCAAACCTGCCAAAACATTTGCCACTCCTTCTATAAATACAGATTTACTCCTCCACATGGGGGACACCCCTCTCACTCTCTAACCTATTTTTTAAGCTCCATCTATGTACATTATTACgcatttttacacttttcataattttattcgCTCTTTATTTCATCTCGaatttaatactaacttaagcattggAACGATAATGCCTTTTTTGCAGGCCCCCATTCAGGATTTGTATCTCTTAGGCCCAAGTTTGAACAACATTCCATATCTATTGGATCCTTGCGTTTTTTGCATGCATCAacttatattagtataaatagataGTATAGAGCATATagatagagaagaaaaatttgagTATGGGTGGTTGAAGATacataatgatatttttgataaatttaaaaattggtgtCATGGTGTAAGTAATCGCTATTTGTGAAAAACgaaacatttttatataatatagattataAAGTGATGTTTGACAAAAAAGTGTATATTGTTAATGTTTGTGCTTATTAGATTACTATATTAACACATAATTAATGTGAACATCTGATGCTGTGGTGTAGTGGTTATCACGTCAGTCTTACACACTGAAGGTCTCCAGTTCGATCCTGGGCAGCATCAAGTTTGCACGCCTCATGAAATAAGAGGgtactttgtatttttttttttaaaatacaagaagataaattaataaaaaaaaattacaagaaggTGTTTTGCCACTTTCAAATAACACAAGAGACGGAGATGCATTTTGCCATATATATGACTTACCAATATAATCCTCGTAATTATAAGTAGAGAAAGTTACATGTaggaatataatattagtataaaatgcTCGTAGATACGTAAAACATTAGGTGAACAATGAAAAGGTGAcaaaatcttatttattttttttgtttagttgAAATGTcataattatctatttattacattttatattttagatcaaATTCGACTCacctaatatatttttagaccCGACCCATTTATAACTGAATCTAACATAGTTTTTTGCCTTCCATACTGTACATAGTTAAATGAGATGAATACCCACACGTCTAGTAGGACTCGAATTCATAATCTTAAACTTATTCATGGTTCTACTtgaattcattattttcaacttattcATGGACCTTAGTCCATACTCCGCATACTTTACAagtattttcatttatctCTAACAACAATATCTGGATGAAAATTATGGAGAGACCGTTGCTTTTGGAGCTTGCCTTCCTAAATCATTATAGCaacttagattttttatttcaaattttattaaaagttttattttatttaatatatagacatcatgagttaaaaaatacgttatattttatttaatgaaaaaattatacaaacaacatataaatattaaattaaagagaaactaaaatatgatttgaaataaaaaattcaatttgcaATATGCTCTAACCCCAAACAAGTCGATCACACAATAATTTATCAGCTCGAACTCCAGGTTGCTATCTTTACAAATGGATTCTTGAACAATTATCTACTTTGGGAATCACTAGGACGAATAGTAAACTCAAAACTCTTCACAAATTGTATTAACTCATCAACTTCTAAACGATCAAAATTTCCCAGCATACTTCCTTTGGTCAGTCATGCTGAAAATGGattattcatcaaaattcatcTATTTACAATATAAGCTATAAATTATCTGCAAGATCTCAGGTCTTTTCCGCCCCTTTTTGTGTCTTTTTTGTGTAGGCTTGAAGACGAAAGCTATTTCATATGTGCTGTTAACGAGCGCTATACCAAGGCAACGACCCCGGAACTTGGGGAATCAAAACCTTCAACTCTTAAAGCTGCTTGTTTGTTCTCAAGCTTTACTCTGGAATGAGCTGATGGTACTAAATCTGAATCAGAAGGAGATGAAACTGTGGTGGTAAGCTTTTCGACCCTGAAATGGGCATCTTGAACCAAAGGATTCCCAATTCTGCATGGTGGAGATCCAATAAAAAATGGGGGAGATGATGATACAGTTGCACATGGTTCTTCTTCAAAGCCATCCTGTAGAAACAAGAGAGATTATTAACAAATTGGCTCATCGGAATAGAAAGAGGAAACATAAGTAAGGGACTCTACAGGGTTATCCATGATCAGTTCCTTATTTGCAGCTCCTGCTGCCGATGACCTCAAAACCACAACTAATGGCAAAATAGCAATTGATGAAAGGGAATCACAATGACTTCTAGGTGAAACTCCATCTACGGATGCATAGTCGACCTTTACCTTCCATTTTTCGATGCCAAGTGAGAACTCCATATTTCACACAAAAGTAAATTGTATTCCCTCCCAAAAACCAGGATAATCTTGTAGAAATTAATAGCTAGTATTTGTAAATCAACAGAGATTTCTTGAAACCAACAACAATTGTGTGAAAATCGTTGTCCAACCATTCACGCCAATCTTTAGAATTGTCAACTAACCATAACTGAGTTCATCAAGTTGAAACAGATGTACGATAAACAAACTACTAGTCGTACACAGGCGTGGACTTAAACATAAAACACAACTTTAAGACACAATTCATTTGTATATTTGAGGTATGTCCTTTCATGAAAAGAGTGTACTTTGTCTACAATGTATTTCAATTCCAGAAACAGGTCAACATGTATGCAGACAAATGAATTGTAAGAAATCCATGGATATCAGGCATGTGATCACTATTTCACAGCCTCTGAGAAGCAAACTCAATGCATAATATAGCCAGAAACTATCCAACTTTCTTGTAACTCTGAATTCATCAGAAGTAAGCCAcaacaaaaccaaaacaagTAGATTTCTCAAAGCACGAAAACCCTTTTCGGCTAAGAATGAAAATCGATGTACCACCGACAATGAGATCCATGTACACAGTTATCAAGCATGTTTACAATTGGACATTCAATCATGCAAATAAACCACATTACTAAAACAATCGacaaattatgtataaaattttacctCACGAATGATAAACTCAAGAAACTCAACCCCAGGTTTCGAATCAAACGCAATGACGTCATTACTGCTCCATTAACATGGAATGAACAACTCATTAACAACAcaaaagaccaaaattaccatagcagaaaaaacaaagaaaagaaaaaaaatcaaacaaagttACCGTATGTGAAATCTCAAAGGGAGCACGGCCTTGTTGGTATTGGGGGGCACGACCCTACGAGGCTTAGGGCAAAACACCCGACCCATTGCCATTGGGTTGTCGCAGCAATCCATGATCTTTAAATTTCTGACATGCGATGAGAATTATTGGTAAagtgaaaattcaaaattcgaAGGACAATACACTCTTATTACTTTTGGGAGAGAAATAAGGCAAATGGCCGATTTTTTGAGGATACATACCAACACATGAatgtacatatgtatatatacaacgAACACCTCTGGAAATAAACTCAAATTTAGAGGCAAAATTAGGATTTCACTTCAACTCTCTTGTGCCACTTGTTCTTGCCAATATTCtgtacaattaattttctacataatatattaatatcaataaataaaaaaaataaaaaatatatatttttctaagttaatggaaatgaaaatagatgatagtcttaagattatttattttagttttctatatatatgtatatatattgtcattTTACATACTTTTCTGACGAAATAATGATATCAtagtttttgtgtttttttttaatagaaaagcGATGAATTTGTCATTAAGAAAAAACACTAGTTACACGAAGTCAACTAAACAACTTGGGTGCTCCAAAACACCACTCAACCAGAAACTCCTCTGACTATCAGACATTCTACCAAATAGTCTATCAAACCTCCAACCTAAATAAGTAGCCCAACCTTCTGTTATTCCTAGCCTCTTTATAATTGCCTGGAAACGTAACAATGTCATTTATTCTATCACCTCAAGCACCCTTAAGGGCTCCTTGACAGTCCCTTCCATCAGcctttgatttcaattttgccACAAAGCCCAAGTCAGTTAAAGGAACTGAGCTTGTTCGTCTTTCTTTGCTCAAAGACTTGTGAAATTCATTCTAATTTTCCCCATGTGTCAAGGGCCGCCCGCACACTCGGCACCCTTGATTCGTATTTCGGCCACTCAACCATTCTACATGGCCAACCAATCAACCTTCACCGACAGACACTGGACTTCCGCAGAGTTTTAGGTGTTGgtcttttattttactttgttatgttgctttgttttgtttaGATTGCTCAGGGAATGTTAGGCATCTTTGGTGcgtttttcaatctttttaatGTCTATTGCTTTCAAtaggattttcttttttaaacctattatggggggggggggagaatGAGTTCAAAAAGCTTGGTTTATGACGTGTTAGAGTCTCTCTCAAGGCGATCTCCTTGCTCTAGAATCGTTGTCCACtgtatatgaatttttcaGTTCAAT
Above is a genomic segment from Sesamum indicum cultivar Zhongzhi No. 13 linkage group LG13, S_indicum_v1.0, whole genome shotgun sequence containing:
- the LOC105176170 gene encoding uncharacterized protein LOC105176170, giving the protein MDCCDNPMAMGRVFCPKPRRVVPPNTNKAVLPLRFHIRNDVIAFDSKPGVEFLEFIIREDGFEEEPCATVSSSPPFFIGSPPCRIGNPLVQDAHFRVEKLTTTVSSPSDSDLVPSAHSRVKLENKQAALRVEGFDSPSSGVVALV